TCAAACTAAACGTAACTTCCGCAGACTGTGGATCGTTCGTATTAATGCAGCAGCTCGTTTGAATGGTCTTTCTTACAGCAAACTTGTGTACGGCCTGAAATTGGCTGGTGTAGAAGTTAACCGTAAGATGCTAGCTGATCTGGCTGTAAATGATCTTAACGCATTCAACTCATTGGCTGGTATTGCCAAAGAGAAAATCAACGCGTAAGTGTTGTAATATAATCGAAAAGCACCGCCTGCGGGTTGCCCATGCAGCGGTGCTTTTTTGTGTGGTATGAAGTGTATATAGTGGCGCGAAGATCCTCTGCAATAACGAAATAAGAAAAAAAACTCTGCATCAAGCAGAGTTATTCCCAGTATTTAACGGTATTGAGCTCGGCAGCGAGCTTTTTACTGATGGTTCTCCTCACTTTGCGCAACTCAGATCGTTCATTAGCTGATTCGTTGATCAGCTTTTCTTCATCGGTTTCCGGGATAATGGCAGGAACTGGGGTTGGGATGCCATCCTCCCCGACTGCAACAAAGGTAAGAAATGAAGTGGCAGCGACGGCGCGCTCACCAGTATACAGATTTTCTGAAATAATCTTTACGAATACCTCTATGCTTGTACGTCCGGTCCAAGATACGAAGGATTCGAAGCATACAGAGTCTGTAGGTCGGATGGGCCTCAAGAAGTCGACAGAGTCTGTAGAGGCTGTGACGACGTTAGCACGGCAATGGCGCATAGCTGAAATGGAGGCTACTTCATCAATGCCACTCATGAGCTTGCCGCCAAACAATGTTTTGTGATTGTTGACATCATTAGGGAAAACGCGCCCGGTTTTGAAGACGCGGGATTCACGGCAATATTTGAAAGCCGGCATCGTTTGTGGATTTTTTTCATCGGTCATTTCTGATAACTTCCTTTCAGTGCAAATACTAAGCAATTATAATAATAGAAAACACATAAGTGTGCAATAATATTTGTAATGTGTTGGAATACTATACAGAGGAAAATAAGGTTTTCTAACATCACCCAAACATGATGATAACATGTTGATAACATGTTGTGTCATGGAAAACGGTTACTTACGAAAAAATACAAATTATTATTGACCTGAGGTCATTTATGGACTGGATTTTAGATTTTATTGCAGTTATAATTTGATCTATGGAATGTCCAAGCAGAACACAGACGACATCCAATATTTTAAGGGGGATCACATTCAATGAAAAAAGTTTTCAAACTATCTCTTGTAATGTTGCTGGCGTTCACAGTAGTATTGGCCGGTTGCGGAAACAACAACACAAAGAATGCTGCAAATGGCAAGACTAATGCTGGAACAAATGGCGGAACAAATGCCGCGAAATCTGATTTCAAATTTGGGATGGTTACTGACATCGGAGGCGTAAACGATAAATCGTTTAACCAATCCGCATGGGAAGCACTACAAGCTCTTGAAAAAGAAACAGGTTCTTCCGTTAAATATTTGCAAAGTAAATCCAACTCTGACTATGAGCCAAACCTTAACCAATTCGTTAAAGATGGCTACAACTTGA
The window above is part of the Paenibacillus sp. FSL K6-0276 genome. Proteins encoded here:
- the rplT gene encoding 50S ribosomal protein L20, which encodes MARVKGGFVVRRRHKKVLKLAKGYFGSKHRIFKTAKEQVMKSMVYAYRDRRQTKRNFRRLWIVRINAAARLNGLSYSKLVYGLKLAGVEVNRKMLADLAVNDLNAFNSLAGIAKEKINA
- a CDS encoding acyl-CoA thioesterase → MTDEKNPQTMPAFKYCRESRVFKTGRVFPNDVNNHKTLFGGKLMSGIDEVASISAMRHCRANVVTASTDSVDFLRPIRPTDSVCFESFVSWTGRTSIEVFVKIISENLYTGERAVAATSFLTFVAVGEDGIPTPVPAIIPETDEEKLINESANERSELRKVRRTISKKLAAELNTVKYWE